A window of the Gossypium hirsutum isolate 1008001.06 chromosome A03, Gossypium_hirsutum_v2.1, whole genome shotgun sequence genome harbors these coding sequences:
- the LOC107888074 gene encoding GDSL esterase/lipase At3g48460 — protein sequence MTISKYSFHVLFLILLVSFSFSYAHFRHITPKEIDPKSFNSHSSPLSPSLTSKGSGLLSGSSSSKDSSLFDNLSSSNASGSSKISDSSSVSTNSKGFAFSGSFRGSGLLSASANSGASNNKEFNINLKANLSGCFSKVFAFGDSYTDTGNARLIGILKSFVGAVLTGRVSQGGNSNFKLGGRSSNGRMVVDFLCDSLNIPTPIPYKAISSDFDFDSNSGVNFAVGGATSLSGDFFVNHKIGHTLMWKGIPLGFQTQIEWFNHFVTRIACKRKTEEECKAEMGKHLIWLGQMGVDDFARVIGSSVSMRWLTDITINHISKILTTLLDSGGKFVVVQGLPPVGCCPLSKLLTPQSEKDEMGCSLVINRAVMAHNELLQKTLEDFRVRHGTEVTISYADYFNAYKAIMGNLAGFGFSDGSEACCGVGGGLLNFNLHNLCGMAGTTACEKPSNHVHWDGLHLTEAMHKQITRLFLHGGYCKPSFDDIISRQRNSGT from the exons ATGACGATTTCCAAAtattctttccatgttttatttcTTATTCTCTTGGTATCATTTTCATTCTCTTATGCACATTTTCGCCATATAACACCTAAAGAGATTGACCCAAAATCTTTCAACTCTCATTCATCTCCACTTTCTCCTTCTTTGACTTCCAAGGGTTCTGGTCTTTTATCAGGTTCTAGCAGTTCAAAGGATTCTAGCTTGTTTGATAATTTATCAAGTTCCAACGCTTCTGGTTCTTCTAAGATTTCTGACTCTTCATCAGTTTCAACCAATTCTAAGG GTTTTGCCTTTTCTGGGTCTTTTAGAGGTTCAGGTTTATTATCAGCTTCTGCAAATTCTGGTGCTTCTAACAATAAAGAATTCAACATCAACCTCAAAGCTAACCTGAGTGGGTGTTTCTCCAAGGTTTTTGCATTTGGAGACTCGTACACTGATACAGGAAATGCTCGATTGATAGGCATTTTGAAAAGCTTCGTGGGTGCAGTTTTGACGGGGAGAGTTTCTCAAGGCGGAAACTCCAACTTCAAGTTGGGTGGTAGATCGAGTAATGGTCGAATGGTCGTTGATTTTCTTTGTGATTCTCTCAACATTCCCACACCAATACCGTATAAGGCCATCTCTTCGGACTTTGATTTTGACAGCAACTCTGGGGTTAACTTCGCCGTCGGAGGCGCCACGTCACTTTCCGGAGACTTCTTTGTAAACCACAAGATCGGTCACACACTGATGTGGAAAGGGATTCCTCTAGGCTTCCAAACACAAATTGAATGGTTCAACCATTTCGTGACCAGAATAGCTTGTAAAAGGAAGACTGAGGAAGAATGCAAGGCGGAAATGGGAAAGCATCTTATTTGGCTTGGACAAATGGGTGTCGATGACTTCGCTCGTGTTATAGGGTCTTCTGTTTCAATGCGGTGGCTTACAGATATAACTATTAATCATATCTCCAAAATCCTTACA ACACTATTGGATAGTGGTGGAAAGTTCGTAGTGGTTCAAGGGCTACCACCGGTGGGATGTTGTCCATTATCCAAGCTATTGACACCCCAATCTGAGAAAGACGAAATGGGTTGCTCGCTAGTTATCAATAGAGCAGTAATGGCTCATAACGAGCTCCTCCAGAAGACATTGGAAGACTTTAGGGTAAGGCATGGTACTGAGGTTACAATTTCTTATGCTGATTATTTCAATGCATACAAAGCAATCATGGGAAACCTTGCTGGTTTCGGGTTTTCCGATGGATCCGAAGCATGTTGCGGCGTCGGAGGTGGACTTCTCAACTTTAACTTGCACAACCTTTGCGGCATGGCCGGCACCACCGCGTGTGAAAAACCATCTAACCACGTTCATTGGGATGGGCTTCATCTGACGGAAGCAATGCATAAGCAAATAACTAGACTGTTCCTCCATGGAGGCTACTGCAAACCATCTTTTGATGATATAATTAGTAGACAAAGAAACTCAGGTACATAG